Sequence from the Nitrospirota bacterium genome:
GATTACTCAACGGTAAAAACCGTTATAATGAGAAAAGCACAAAAAATCCCTATGGACTATAAGCTTATGAAGATAAACAACGAATGGAAAGTCTATGATGTTGTTATTGAGGGTATAAGCCTTGTAAATAACTATAGAACTCAGTTTACAAGAATACTGGGCTCCGGATCATACGAGGGGCTTGTTAAAACGCTAAAAGAAAAGATAGCATCCAACGAATCCAGGACACAATAAAAGGATGAGATTGCGACGCTGCGCTCGCAATGACGGCTGGGGGCTAGTAGTTGTTGCTCATGACGGCTGGGGGCTAGTAGTTGTTGCTCATGACGGCGAGAGGCTGTGTGGGTTGTCAATGATTCAGGGGTCTGTTCATGTTGTACCTGATAACGTGCCGATATGGCATTCCCTCCTCCGTCATTACGAGGAGCGTCAGCGACGTGGTAATCTCCTCTTTAATACTGTAACTCACATAGGATAATTATGAACGGCAACACTGATGATAAACAACCCTTTGAGGATATGGTGTCAGACTATATGGAAAAGGGTTTTCTGGACAATATCGTGTCAATGTTTAAGGCTGACAGTGGTACGCACAGTCTTATCGTAAAGCTTCTCAAAGACGAAAGAATTCGCGTGCGTATCGGGGCGATAGCACTTATTGAGGAGCTTAGTGAGGCAAAGCTGCCTGGGTTAGAGAAGATGGCAGATATGCTGCTTCCGCTCTTAGAGGACGAAAATTACTTTGTCAGGGGGGACGTTGCATATTGTCTTGGAATTATAGGCGGAGCTGCCCATATAGAGCATCTGAGGAAACTTGCCAATGATAGTGAACAGGATGTCAGAGAGGCGGCTGCGGAGGCAATTGAGAGTATCATTGAAGAAAAAAACCGTAGTTAGCAGGTATTTTTTTTACCATTCATAGTATAATTAATCCAACATTACAATAAAGGTCAGGAGGACATTTTTTTGTTGGAAAGCAGAGATGCCGAAGTGGATTATGTTATTTGATCCTGTTAGAGCAAGCATAATAGGCGGGGCGTTGTTAGTTGTTATCCTTGTCTTAATCATGCTCAGGACATTAAAAAAAAAGAGGACAGTTTCAGCATATACCTCCAAAGTAACCGCTGCGGATACACTGCTTGAGGATGGAGGCGTTGAGAGCGCCTTAAATGCCTACGTTGACATAGTGGTGAATGTCTCTCCAAAGGAAACTCCGGCAGTCTATGGCCACATAAAAAACAACATAGGGATATGT
This genomic interval carries:
- a CDS encoding HEAT repeat domain-containing protein: MNGNTDDKQPFEDMVSDYMEKGFLDNIVSMFKADSGTHSLIVKLLKDERIRVRIGAIALIEELSEAKLPGLEKMADMLLPLLEDENYFVRGDVAYCLGIIGGAAHIEHLRKLANDSEQDVREAAAEAIESIIEEKNRS